The following are encoded together in the Stegostoma tigrinum isolate sSteTig4 chromosome 42, sSteTig4.hap1, whole genome shotgun sequence genome:
- the si:dkey-160o24.3 gene encoding N-acetyllactosaminide beta-1,3-N-acetylglucosaminyltransferase 2, translating to MIGQEAGSDEEVKSLHMETLRTADAGGHAKMMPLQRKVLLWVLCGLLANLAVFWALRGRGWHHRRPWWRPWDREPAQESQGAFWRPGCSLESLWNREQREMWREARASSGPRPGGRGRRCQADAAVAGTFADFQLLPRQMQEFLLYRRCRRYPLVLEPRGLCRGPGRVRLLLAVKSQASSFDRRQAIRQTWGAWGGSAVRLVFLLGLQRQPELSGLLGCESRRHGDLLQWAFLDTFFNLTLKEVLFLAWLGRQCPGAHFVFKGDDDTFVNTEGLLSLLSGLGPAESRELFIGDLILGARPCRDPALKYYVPGAFYNGLYPPYAGGAGVLYSGRLARRLARISRSVPLFPIDDVYAGMCLARLGVLPRHHPGFCSFGLGPNVTDPWDPCVYQRLFVVHRRGPQEIMRLWRLLQQANVSCRARPSDLGLEWPVRGCG from the exons ATGATCGGTCAGGAAGCAGGCAGTGATGAGGAGGTGAAGAGTTTACACATGGAGACgttaaggactgcagatgctggag GCCACGCGAAGATGATGCCGCTGCAGAGGAAGGTCCTGCTGTGGGTGCTCTGTGGCCTCCTGGCCAATCTGGCCGTCTTCTGGGCCCTGCGGGGCAGAGGTTGGCACCACCGTCGGCCCTGGTGGCGGCCGTGGGACAGGGAGCCCGCCCAGGAGTCGCAGGGCGCTTTCTGGAGGCCCGGGTGCTCTCTCGAGTCGCTGTGGAACCGGGAGCAGAGGGAGATGTGGCGGGAGGCCAGGGCGTCGAGCGGGCCCCGGCCTGGCGGCAGGGGGCGGAGGTGCCAGGCTGATGCCGCGGTGGCGGGGACCTTCGCCGACTTCCAGCTCCTGCCTCGGCAGATGCAGGAGTTCCTCCTGTACCGTCGCTGCCGCCGGTACCCGCTCGTGCTGGAGCCCCGAGGCCTCTGCCGAGGCCCGGGCCGGGTCAGGCTGCTCCTGGCCGTCAAGAGCCAGGCCTCGAGCTTCGACCGCCGTCAGGCCATCCGCCAGACGTGGGGGGCCTGGGGCGGCTCAGCGGTGCGCCTCGTGTTCCTGCTGGGCCTGCAGCGGCAGCCCGAGTTGTCGGGCCTGTTGGGCTGTGAGAGCCGTCGCCACGGGGACCTGCTGCAGTGGGCCTTCCTCGACACCTTCTTCAACCTGACCCTCAAGGAGGTTCTCTTCCTGGCCTGGCTGGGGCGCCAGTGCCCGGGGGCCCACTTCGTCTTCAAAGGGGACGACGACACCTTTGTGAACACCGAGGGCCTCCTGAGCCTCCTGTCAGGCCTAGGCCCGGCTGAGAGCCGCGAGCTCTTCATCGGCGACCTCATCCTGGGCGCCCGGCCGTGCCGCGACCCGGCCCTCAAGTACTACGTGCCAGGCGCTTTCTACAACGGCCTGTACCCGCCCTACGCAGGCGGCGCCGGGGTCCTTTACTCGGGCCGGCTGGCCAGGCGCCTGGCGCGCATCTCCCGCTCCGTGCCCCTCTTCCCCATCGACGACGTCTACGCCGGAATGTGCCTGGCGCGCCTGGGCGTCCTGCCGCGCCACCACCCAGGCTTCTGCAGCTTCGGCCTGGGCCCCAACGTCACCGACCCTTGGGACCCATGCGTCTACCAGCGCCTCTTCGTGGTGCACCGTCGCGGGCCGCAGGAGATCATGCGCCTCTGGAGGCTCCTGCAGCAGGCCAACGTCAGCTGCCGGGCCAGGCCTTCGGACCTGGGCCTAGAGTGGCCTGTCAGGGGCTGCGGTTag